The proteins below come from a single Mya arenaria isolate MELC-2E11 chromosome 6, ASM2691426v1 genomic window:
- the LOC128236871 gene encoding uncharacterized protein LOC128236871 encodes MHFLKFLIVIPILICLKPSSIYGEFVKEKLYVEFQQDDELQSGNMDYGTAVNIWRLLNAASMEEDDVASVVDTLESIQLPDDVLNSILDVLPDEVELDLEFLAKGCSHGRCKYCTKDKFLHICIEANYLPHKIGFEIRVTIRGKTIFHKEISVANPPAICINHIPFLSKIANLCIQFYDVSIPKKSACVRAVFYVKLGPLKKKIKLKIACFRIPIAGDEYDIEKSIMLN; translated from the exons atGCATTTTCTAAAGTTTCTGATAGTTATACCAATATTGATATGTCTAAAACCAAGCTCCATATATGGGGAGTTTGTCAAGGAGAAATTATATGTTGAGTTTCAACAGGATGATG AATTGCAGTCTGGTAACATGGACTATGGGACAGCAGTAAATATATGGCGTTTGTTAAACGCGGCAAGTATGGAGGAAGACGACGTCGCATCTGTTGTCGATACTTTGGAGAGCATTCAGCTGCCAGACGATGTTTTAAACAGTATACTTGATGTGTTACCGGACGAAGTTGAACTTGACCTTGAGTTTCTGGCTAAAG GCTGCAGTCACGGCAGATGCAAATATTGTACAAAGGACAAGTTTTTACACATTTGCATAGAGGCTAACTACCTTCCACACAAGATCGGCTTCGAAATCCGTGTCACGATCAGAGGGAAGACAATTTTCCACAAGGAAATCAGCGTTGCCAACCCTCCAGCGATTTGTATCAATCACATCCCGTTTCTGAGCAAGATAGCCAATCTTTGCATTcaattttatgacgtcagcatTCCAAAGAAGAGCGCATGTGTGAGGGCCGTGTTTTACGTCAAGCTTGGCCCGTTGAAAAAGAAGATCAAGCTCAAGATAGCTTGCTTCCGCATCCCTATTGCTGGTGATGAATATGACATTGAAAAAAGTATTATGCTTAACTAA
- the LOC128239354 gene encoding uncharacterized protein LOC128239354 has protein sequence MSKRITCVIIICIFVAMFISLFYRESNMTSRNILKLKAKHRPLRTNSMASARNPVSFEHKTYITERTGQPDIKVTHRVLSQKNIILVVAYMRSGSTMTASFLEANPGTFYRFEPLRGVYNKFKETKANKTTQLKYSKGSRTFMKTEMANVMMKELQAWLTCNLTSLSMETILDRGYTLHERDSCTKDKRTYRNKTSIQSRQDQIKQCVRNLVKDCVKSPSKVLKFIRLFVQDAAYFLPSFPNMKIIHLVRDPRGIISSRDRVGFHYTKKWKHSKFVQGYSIEFILDKESVPTV, from the exons ATGTCAAAAAGGATTACTTGCGTTATAATTATCTGTATATTTGTTGCCATGTTTATCAGCCTTTTTTACAGAGAGA GCAATATGACGAGcagaaatattcttaaactgAAAGCAAAGCATCGACCACTCCGAACAAATAGCATGGCATCAGCACGCAACCCAGTGTCCtttgaacataaaacatatattacgGAGAGGACTGGTCAACCTGACATTAAGGTTACACACCGAGTGTTAAGTCAAAAGAACATAATATTGGTGGTGGCTTACATGAGATCGGGATCAACCATGACAGCATCGTTTTTGGAGGCAAACCCGGGAACGTTTTACAGATTTGAACCACTGAGGGGCGTGTATAACAAGTTTAAGGAGACGAAGGCGAATAAAACAACGCAGCTTAAATACAGCAAAGGATCGAG gaCATTTATGAAAACGGAGATGGCAAACGTTATGATGAAAGAACTACAGGCTTGGTTAACCTGTAATCTGACTTCATTGAGTATGGAAACTATTTTGGATAGAGGATATACCTTACATGAAAGAGATAGTTGCACAAAAGATAAGAGAACATATCGGAACAAAACCAGTATACAGTCAAGACAAGACCAAATTAAACAATGTGTTCGAAACCTTGTAAAAGATTGTGTTAAATCACCGTCAAAAGTGTTGAAATTTATCCGGCTTTTCGTACAAGATGCTGCTTATTTTCTTCCAAGTTTTCCtaacatgaaaataattcaCTTAGTTAGAGACCCAAGGGGAATAATTAGTTCACGAGATAGAGTTGGATTCCATTACACAAAAAAATGGAAGCATAGCAAATTTGTGCAAGGATATTCAATCGAATTTATTTTGGACAAAGAAAGTGTTCCAACAGTATAA
- the LOC128236380 gene encoding uncharacterized protein LOC128236380, with protein sequence MEYNKCISAVCFLFLISVTTIDGVLFESVGGSEPVNTMQFSLVCSNGSGSGVDFFKDGINVGSCIPNTPVPGGSCLTNTGYSFLTDGATTYTFIINDISSSSCGTYKCQYLENLQEASYQLIYNKFSTNNTSLSPQEPTAGESGALNITTACLFPNSDESLTINWYKTYQDGKADEAMDSSFEIYNETQTSTCSDTCGTGTDAKLVIGCRYTPPSNPGTGFQIKVEVMHKAYTDKLYWTFAGTYYAEVDLLSLTL encoded by the exons ATGGAGTATAataaat GTATCAGTGCAGTCTGTTTCCTATTTCTGATAAGTGTGACAACAATTGATG gAGTGTTATTTGAGTCTGTCGGTGGGAGTGAACCAGTCAACACTATGCAGTTCTCTTTGGTATGTTCTAATGGAAGTGGTAGTGGAGTTGACTTTTTCAAAGATGGAATAAATGTGGGATCATGCATACCAAACACACCTGTCCCAGGAGGATCATGTTTAACTAATACTGGATACAGCTTTCTAACTGATGGTGCtacaacatacacatttatCATCAATGACATTAGCAGCAGTAGTTGTGGAACATACAAGTGCCAATATCTTGAAAACTTACAAGAAGCCAGTTACCAGCTGATTTACAACA aatttagCACAAATAATACATCCCTTTCACCACAAGAACCAACAGCAGGTGAAAGTGGAGCATTAAACATAACCACAGCATGCCTGTTTCCAAACTCAGATGAAAGTCTAACTATCAACTGGTATAAGACTTACCAG GATGGAAAAGCAGATGAAGCCATGGACTCAAGTTTTGAAATCTACAATGAGACACAAACATCTACATGCTCAGATACATGTGGCACTGGCACTGATGCCAAGCTGGTCATTGGTTGCAGATATACTCCTCCGTCAAATCCTGGCACTGGGTTTCAGATTAAAGTGGAAGTCATGCATAAGGCCTACACGGACAAATTGTACTGGACTTTTGCTGGCACCTATTATGCTGAAGTTGACTTGTTGTCTTTAactttataa